The following coding sequences lie in one Deinococcus sp. YIM 134068 genomic window:
- a CDS encoding lysophospholipid acyltransferase family protein yields the protein MTAPLPASLPPRLRLRPVTPAGWLRLTLAGRPLLSRLARTLAALPEGLTPDERTARQREASLALLRHLRVRLEVTGLEQLRGGPFVVVALHESLLDVPALLTLPLPLRFAARDEIFGWPLVGPAITRLGHLCVRPERGAAAYRQLLRAGGEVLAGGESLALFPQGSVLGLETAFQPGAFALARHLGAPLLPVVLTGGHCVWEHPFGPALRYGVRMGLRVLPPVPAPEVVATPPDLLRAQLQREMKDAALAGDLPPPRRYVPERDGFWDGYRFDIDPAFPELHARIEARRLPRGDPHEIRDPAPADPALPRPGRPEPRRLARRDP from the coding sequence GTGACCGCGCCCCTCCCCGCCTCCCTCCCGCCCCGGCTGCGCCTGCGCCCCGTCACGCCCGCCGGGTGGCTGCGGCTGACGCTGGCCGGGCGGCCCCTGCTGTCCCGGCTGGCGCGCACACTCGCGGCCCTTCCCGAGGGGCTGACGCCGGACGAGCGCACGGCGCGGCAGCGGGAGGCCAGCCTCGCCCTGCTGCGGCATCTGCGGGTGCGGCTGGAGGTCACGGGGCTGGAGCAGCTGCGCGGTGGGCCGTTCGTGGTGGTGGCCCTGCACGAGAGCCTCCTCGACGTGCCCGCCCTGCTGACCCTGCCGCTGCCACTGCGGTTCGCGGCCCGCGACGAGATTTTCGGGTGGCCGCTCGTCGGCCCGGCGATTACGCGGCTGGGACATCTGTGCGTCCGCCCGGAGCGGGGCGCGGCGGCATACCGGCAGTTGCTGCGCGCGGGGGGCGAGGTGCTGGCGGGCGGGGAGAGCCTCGCCCTCTTCCCGCAGGGGTCGGTGCTGGGGCTGGAGACGGCCTTCCAGCCGGGGGCCTTCGCGCTCGCCCGACACCTGGGCGCGCCCCTGCTGCCCGTCGTGCTGACGGGGGGGCACTGCGTCTGGGAGCACCCCTTCGGCCCGGCGCTGCGCTACGGCGTGAGGATGGGCCTGCGGGTGCTGCCGCCCGTCCCGGCCCCGGAGGTGGTCGCCACCCCCCCGGACCTCCTGCGCGCCCAGCTGCAACGCGAGATGAAGGACGCGGCCCTCGCGGGCGACCTGCCCCCGCCCCGGCGGTATGTGCCCGAGCGCGACGGCTTCTGGGACGGGTACCGCTTCGACATCGACCCCGCCTTTCCCGAACTGCACGCCCGCATAGAGGCGCGGCGACTTCCCCGAGGAGACCCCCATGAGATACGTGACCCTGCTCCTGCTGACCCTGCCCTGCCTCGCCCTGGCCGCCCCGAACCCCGCCGACTGGCCCGCCGTGACCCGTGA
- a CDS encoding ABC transporter substrate-binding protein yields MRYVTLLLLTLPCLALAAPNPADWPAVTREARGQTVNFYMWGGSDNINRYVDTVVAPAARRLGVTVRRVPVADTALAVNRVLAEKRAGRTSGGSVDLIWINGENFRTARQAKLLLEGWAERLPNARYVDWQNPSVRNDFGYPVNGAESPWGSTQWQYVYDSARVRAEDLPRSFPALAAWAGRNPGRFTFVAPPDFYGNRFLRMALVELNGGPQAWTGAFDEARWQKASPVLWSYLSGLRPNLWRGGRTFPASIAEQYRLLANGEVDFAFVQNKAGIAAEVESGQLPKTARVYLFDAGTVSDYHYVGIPANARSAAGAMVLANLLLDPELQARKLGGSTWGDGLAINPAKVSAAYAGRVQGALKVGPYTLDPARLNRAAYGDLPAQYDDRIQRGFQNLVK; encoded by the coding sequence ATGAGATACGTGACCCTGCTCCTGCTGACCCTGCCCTGCCTCGCCCTGGCCGCCCCGAACCCCGCCGACTGGCCCGCCGTGACCCGTGAGGCACGCGGGCAGACGGTCAACTTCTACATGTGGGGCGGCAGCGACAACATCAACCGCTACGTGGACACGGTGGTCGCCCCCGCTGCGCGCCGCCTGGGTGTCACCGTGCGCCGGGTGCCCGTGGCCGACACCGCCCTCGCGGTGAACCGCGTCCTCGCCGAGAAGCGGGCCGGGAGGACCAGCGGCGGCAGCGTGGACCTGATCTGGATCAACGGGGAGAACTTCCGCACCGCCCGGCAGGCGAAGCTCCTGCTGGAGGGCTGGGCCGAGCGCCTCCCGAACGCGCGCTACGTGGACTGGCAGAACCCGTCCGTCCGCAACGACTTCGGCTATCCGGTGAACGGGGCCGAGTCGCCCTGGGGCAGCACCCAGTGGCAGTACGTGTACGACAGCGCGCGAGTGAGGGCGGAGGACCTGCCCCGCTCCTTCCCGGCGCTGGCGGCGTGGGCGGGGAGGAATCCGGGCCGCTTCACCTTCGTCGCCCCGCCCGACTTCTACGGCAACCGCTTCCTGCGGATGGCGCTCGTGGAGCTGAACGGCGGCCCGCAGGCATGGACAGGGGCCTTCGACGAGGCCCGCTGGCAGAAGGCGTCCCCGGTGCTGTGGTCGTACCTCTCCGGCCTGCGCCCGAACCTGTGGCGCGGCGGGCGGACCTTCCCCGCGAGCATCGCCGAGCAGTACCGCCTGCTCGCCAACGGGGAGGTGGACTTCGCCTTCGTGCAGAACAAGGCGGGCATCGCGGCGGAGGTGGAAAGCGGGCAGCTTCCGAAGACGGCGCGGGTGTACCTCTTCGACGCGGGCACGGTGAGCGACTACCACTACGTCGGCATCCCCGCCAACGCCCGGAGCGCGGCGGGCGCGATGGTGCTGGCGAACCTGCTCCTCGACCCGGAGCTGCAAGCGCGCAAGCTGGGCGGCTCGACCTGGGGTGACGGCCTCGCCATCAACCCGGCAAAGGTGAGCGCGGCCTACGCGGGGCGGGTGCAGGGTGCCCTGAAGGTCGGCCCGTACACGCTCGACCCGGCCCGCCTGAACCGCGCCGCCTACGGCGACCTCCCCGCCCAGTACGACGACCGCATCCAGCGCGGCTTTCAGAACCTCGTGAAGTGA